The DNA region GCGCCATGGCGTAAGGGAAAATAATGGATCCATTCCTTCACGCCGCTCTCGCCGAAGCCAAGCTTGGTCTGTCCGAAGGCGGCATTCCCATCGGCTCGGTGATCGTCCACGACGGACAAATCATCGGCCGCGGGCACAATAGGCGCGTGCAGAAAGGCAGCGCGATCCTGCACGGCGAAATGGACGCGCTGGAAAATGCCGGCCGCCTGCCAGCAAAAGTCTATCGCGAGTGTACGCTCTACACCACGCTCTCGCCATGCGCGATGTGCTCGGGCGCAATCCTGCTCTACGGCATTCCCCGCGTCGTCATCGGCGAAAACCGCAGCTTCATTGGCGAGGAAGAGCTGCTCCGCTCGCGCGGCGTGTCCGCTACCGTTCTCGATGACCCCGATTGCATCCGCCTCATGTCCGACTTCATCCGCTCTCATTCCGAACTCTGGAGCGAAGACATCGGAGTGTAACTCTTTCTTTCGCCGAGCGGGGTCTGTGACCCCGCCGGAACGAACCGCTCGCAAAGCGTGAATTTCTTTTCCATTATATATAGCGAAATTTGAGGAGGGTTCCATGATTAGAGGATTAGTGCTGTACTTCGCTCTTCTTGTTCTTGGTTTTATCACCGGCATCGGTTCAGTGCATCAGGCAATAGCAGCGGAGCAGCCGGAGAACTGGAACGGCGTTCCATTCGGCGGGAAACGCGGTGTCGCCGCGGCCATCATTGACTCTCTTTTCGCCGTTCAGTTCAAAGAAGAGAACTCGATTATGGCGGTCGCCATTCAACAAGAGGATACTTTACTCGTCCGTTTCATTTTCGACCCAGTCAGGCACGAACTAACTGAAGTGTCGTATGGGGGCAATGCATGGCTAGGCGATCCAAGGCTTGGTGAGTATGCAGAGAATCCACTTGAAATTTCATTCGCCTCGGTCGAACGAAGGTTCACCGAAGAATATGGCAAACCAACCGTTAGTCAGACTTACCTCATTCCGAATCCACTTCGTAAATGGCAATGGGATTCGCGAGATGATTACACACTGACGATATCTCTCACTGCCATTGGTGGCAATGCGCGTGTCAAGTACAACTGGAGACCTCTAATTTCGAAACCCGTGACTGTGTTGCCAACAGTACCGCAAAATAATCAAACCGATAACGATACGATTACGAGTATTTCCGACGAAATCTATTATGCATCCCTCCTTACACATCACAACGCGAATTCCACGGTCTATGCTATTGGGGGCCTGTGCATGCTTGCGGCAGGAACAGTATCTTTTTTCTCTGCGAACGCATGGAGCAACGAGGCAAAGAACACAGACGATATAATAGAACAGAACCCTGACTTGAGGTCAGTCTTCGAGAAGCAACGCGATCGTTATAAGCGATACTCTGGCCAGTTGATCGCAGTTGGTGCGTTTTGTTGCCTTGCAGGCATTGTGCTTGAATTGTTTGCTTTAGATGAATCGTACGAGGCGAACAAGTTTCTGCGATTGTCCGCCATAAGTAGTCTGGAGCAAGCCAAGCTGCAACTCGCCATGAACTTCTGAGCAATACTGCTGAATTATGCTGCGGTGTCGGCTGCTTGCAGCCGACCCATCAGCCGAAGCCTCGCCATTGCCGGTCTGGAGACCGACAACGGCGATCCGGGTCTTCTTTCTGATTTCCAATTTCTCATTTCTGATTTCTCTTTGCCATGTCTCAGACTCTCATCGAAAAAATCGCCCAGCGGTTCGCCGTTGGACTCGACGCGGGCCACGTCGTCCGCGCCGGAGATTATCTCTCGATCCGCCCCGCCCATGTCATGACCCACGACAACACGGGCGCGGTCATCTCCAAATTCAAGAGCATCGGCGCGAAAAAAATGGCTAACTCCCGTCAGCCGGTATTTGCGCTCGATCATGACGTGCAGAACCGCACGCCGGAGAATCTCGCCAAATACGCCAAGATCGAAGCGTTCGCGCGCGAGCACAGCGTGGATTTCTACCCGGCCGGTCGCGGCATCGGCCATCAGATCATGATCGAGGAAGGCTACGCGTGGCCCGGCGACATGATGGTCGCATCCGACAGCCACTCCAACATGTACGGCGGTATCGGCTGCCTCGGCACACCCATTGTCCGCACCGACGCGGCGGCGATCTGGGCAACAGGACGCACATGGTGGCAGGTTCCGCCGATCGCGAAAGTCGTTTTGAATGGAACACTCCGCGCGGGAGTCTCGGGAAAAGACGTCATCATCGCGCTCTGCGGACTCTTCAACAAGGATGAAGTCTTGAATCACGCCATCGAATTCACGGGTGACGGCGTGGCATCGCTCTCGATCAGCGAGCGGCTCACCATCGCCAACATGACCACCGAATGGGGCGCGCTGGCCGGTGTGTTTCCCTGCGACGACGTCACGCTCGAATGGCTGCGGAAGCGCGCGGACGCTGTCGCCGAGCGCGGTCTCTGCGGCGTGCCTTCCGACAGCGATTCCGTGAAGTGCATTCATCCGCGCATGAACGAGGAACGCATTCGCCTTCTTGAAGCGGAGCCGATCGCAGCGGATGCGAATGCCGAATACGCCATTGATCTTGAACTGGAAATGAACAGCGTCTCGCCGCACGTCTCCGGCCCCGACACGGTAAAGATAATGGAATCGGTGGCGGCCTTGCGTAAGAAGAGAATCCCCGTGAACAAAGCCTATCTTCTTTCGTGCGTGAACGGACGAATGGAGGACTTGGCCGAAGCGGCAGTCGTGTTGCGCAAGAAGAAAATCGCTCCCGGTGTGAAGTTCTATCTCTCGGCAGCTTCGAGCGAGGTGCAGGCGGAAAGCGAGCGGCGCGGCGATTGGCAGGTATTAGTTGACGCGGGAGCGATTGTATTGCCGCCCGGATGCGGCGCATGCATCGGACTCGGTGAGGGTGTGCTCGAAGACAACGAAGTAGGAATCTCGGCCACCAATCGCAATTTCAAGGGTCGCATGGGATCGCGGAGTGCGCAAGCGTATCTCGCATCTCAGGCCGTCGTCGCGGCGTCGGCGATTTCCGGCTACATTGACATGCCAAATGCAGAAGCCGGTGAAAATCTCTCGCCTCCGCAAGGCCGCGTTGTCGCCCGTCATACTCCTGCTGAAGCGAGCGGCGAAACCCATATCATCGCGGGCTTTCCCGAAGTCATCGAGGGTGAACTGGTGTTCTGCCATCAGGACAACCTGAACACCGACGGCATTTATCCCGGAAAATACACCTACAAAGACGACATGACGGCCGCCGAGCAAGCGGCGGTGGTGATGGAAAATTACGATCCCGAGTTTCGTTCCATTGCCCGCAAGGGAGACGTTCTGGTCGGCGGCTTCAACTTCGGCACGGGCAGTTCGCGCGAGCAAGCTGCCACCGCTCTGAAGCACTTCGGAATTTCGCTGGTGCTGGCCGGGTCGTTCAGCGAAACCTACAAGCGCAACGCTATCAATAACGGTTTCGTCGTGATCGAAGTGCCGGAACTGACGCGCGCGCTGAAAGAGAGATTCGTCAGCGCCAAGCTCACTACTCGCACGGGGATCAAAGCCAAACTCGATTTCCGCCGCTCGGTTCTCGAAGCGGACGGCAAGCGCTATGCGCTCGCTCCGCTGGGAGCCGCGGCGCAGGAACTGGTACTTTCGGGGGGACTCGAAAACTGGGTGAAGGAACGCCTATGATGTACCTGCGAAAACCTTCGCTTGGGAGACTTGTCATCACTGCCGTGATCGGAGTTGCGGCAGTGATGTGCTTCAACGAACCGTTGCTTGCGCAGGACGCCTGGCTTAGTGGTCGCGTTATGCGGCGCGGCTACCGTCCGATGCGCGGTGCCGCCGTGAGCTACACGCACGTTCCCAGCGGTCTCACGTTTCACACACAAACCGACGATTCCGGCAGGTACGCGCTCACCGGTCTACCGCTGTCGGCCGACGAATCCGAGGAGCGCGCGCATAACGTTCCCGTAGCTGTGGTCACCAACAGCGGTGGCGCCTCGCACGCCATTCTGTTCATTCACCCATCACCGGTGCGGTGCGTGAAGATTTTCGATGTGTTGGGCAGACGCGTTGCCGACCTACAGTTGACCGTCCGGCAAATCGGCGCGCAGTGGCAAAGTTCGGCGCTGTGGGACGGTCGCACAGACGACGGCGTTCCCGTCGCCAACGGAGTGTTTTTCGCCGTTGCCGAGGATCGCTCGCCGCCGCAAGCGTTGCGTTTTGTGCATCTGCGAGGCGGTCAGGCCGCGTCGCCGTCCGCGCTGCGGAACGCCGGTCTGCAATCTGATGACGGCGCGAGATCGCATGCGCCGCGCGAGACTCTCGATGATAGCGAATATCTTGTCCGCATCGAACCGGACATGCACGGAGAGCGTTTTCTCCCGCGCAGCTTCTCGCGTTTCCTGCACGAAGGCGATAACGGTTCGCTGACCGATACCGTGTTCATGGCGGTGCCCGCGCGCGTTCTGTTCGTCGGCAACAGCTACACCTATTTCAACAACGGCCTCGACGTGCACGTGCAGGCGATGATGCGCGAAGCGGATTCCGACCGGCCGTTCACCGCTGAGCGGGTGGCCTTCGGTGGCTATACGCTCGAAGCGCACTGGAACAACGCGCAAACCTGCAGCACCATCACCGCCGGAGATTGGGACTGGGTGGTTCTACAGGAGCAGAGCACGCGGCCCATTGATGATCCGCCGCTGATGTTCGAGTATGCCGTACGTCTTGACAGTCTGATCCGCTCCTCGGGCGGCGAAAGCGCCTTCTTTATGACATGGGCCCGCGAGTGGAATCAAACCATGATCGAGGGCTTGGCGGAAGCCTACAATCTGATTGGCGATTCCGTGCGCGCGCCGGTGATGCCGGTAGGCCGCGCGTGGCAACAGTGTCAGGCCGGCGGGTCCGGCATTGATCTCTACGACACCGACGGCAGCCACCCCACGGTGTGCGGCACGTATCTGGCGGCTTGCGTTTTCTGCGCCGCACTCAGCGGTGAAAGTCCGCAAGGCATCACCTACGACATCGGCGGCTCCATCTCCGCCCCCGACCGCGACTATTTGCAGTCCCTCGCCTGGAGCGTCATCCGCACCTTCGGCCCGTAATTTCTCCGTTCACGGGGGGAGACCTGTTTTCCTCTAATTGCAGGGGAAAAGGATTCTTCTTTGTGATTCTGGACGCCCGCGAAGACGCGATGTCTGGAATCACTCTTTACCCAGCACTCACCGACAATCTCGAAAACTGGGTCAAACAGCGATTGTGATTTCATCCTTATCTTTGTGCAGAGTAAAAAAGAACGGGCACAGCTTTCGGCTGTGCCCGTCGTTCTTCATGCAATCTGAAATCTATCCGTTCTGAGCTCCGTGATTATACACGGAAACCGGCACAATTCCCTGCATTCGCAAGTATAGCGTAAGCTGACCGCGATGATGAAGATGTTCCTGATAGACCATGTCGAGAAGCTGCCAGCCCGCGAGGTCTTCGCCAAGTATGCGAATACGTGATACGAGTTGTGCGTCGGTGATGCGATGGATCCCCTCATCTGCCGCGGCAACCTGCAGATCCACCCACTTCATCAGCATGGCCTTGTTCGAAATCCTGGGTTCCACCGTGGGAACGTGGCGTCCGGCCAGAACCGAGTTGACGGCTTCGGAAAGGAAATGGTAGTTGTGCGTAACCAGCTCGGCGACACTGCGAACCAGAGGAGTCGGCCGGAAGTCCAATTTGTCCTCGGGGAACTGATCCACGATCCGCCGCGTAGCCTCAAGCATTTTCCGAAACTGCGCCCACTGTTCCTTCATCTGTGACTTCGTCATCAAGTTCATGCCTCATCGCGGTCGGGACTGCTCATACATGCGCTCGAGTATTCAACGGTTTAGAACACCTGAATTGGCGGGATCCCGATCAGTCGCAGGTACACGGTGAGCTGACCGCCGTGATGCAGCACCTCGTCGTAGACGAACGACAGCATCTGCCAGGCCGGGAACTTCACGCCGTAGGCCTCGATACTCACCGCCAGTTGTGCATCAGTGATTTTGTTCAAATCGGTGTAGCACGTTTGCACCTGCTTGTCTATCCATGCCAGGAGGGCGGCCTTGTCGGCTAACACGGGTGCGGTGGTCGGTACGTGCTTTGCGGCCAGCACCGTGCCGGTTGCTTCCGTCAGCATTCCGTAAATATGAACGGCAATCTCCTGCGCTGTGCGCGCTTCCACGACAGGCTTGTAACCAAGTTTGTCGCCGGGGAACTGATTCACGAGTTTCCGTTTGTGATCGAGATGTATCTTGAGATGATCGTACATCCCGACGATTTGCTGCTTGTTCATAACCGACCTCCCTCGTGTGTGTTGGAGAACCTTTCCGTAGGATTTCTTCTCCCGTGGTGATGTCGTCAGTGCTTCGCGTGTTCCAAAGCCATGCGTTCGGCTTCTTGGATCGTGGGGCGAATCTTCTTGATGACCAACAGCAGCACTCCCGCAGCGCCCACCGAGGCAATGGAAAGAATCATGAAGAACGAGCTGTGCGGCATGTGGTCCCACAGACTGCCGACGAGACCACTCAAATAGTTGCCCGTGGCCGTCGCCGCGAACCATCCGCCCATCAGAAGTCCGCGCATCCTTGCCGGCGCCAGCTTGTTGACCAGCGAAAGTCCCATCGGCGAGAGACAGAGCTCACCCATGGTGATGACGGCATAGGTTGAGATGAGCCACCCGATGTTGACGCGGCCGATGTCTCCGCCGACCAGTCCCGCTCCCGTCATGATCGCGTAGGCTCCCGCCGTGAGCAACATACCGATGCCGATCTTGGCGGCGGTGGAGGGCTCGCGCCGCCGATGCCGCAGTATGGTCCAAAACATCACCAGCAGCGGCGTGAAGGCGAGCACGAAAAACGGATTGATGGCTTGCGTGAGCTCACCCGCTAGCCGCGGTTCACCGGTTTCCCGCA from bacterium includes:
- the lysF gene encoding homoaconitase, producing MSQTLIEKIAQRFAVGLDAGHVVRAGDYLSIRPAHVMTHDNTGAVISKFKSIGAKKMANSRQPVFALDHDVQNRTPENLAKYAKIEAFAREHSVDFYPAGRGIGHQIMIEEGYAWPGDMMVASDSHSNMYGGIGCLGTPIVRTDAAAIWATGRTWWQVPPIAKVVLNGTLRAGVSGKDVIIALCGLFNKDEVLNHAIEFTGDGVASLSISERLTIANMTTEWGALAGVFPCDDVTLEWLRKRADAVAERGLCGVPSDSDSVKCIHPRMNEERIRLLEAEPIAADANAEYAIDLELEMNSVSPHVSGPDTVKIMESVAALRKKRIPVNKAYLLSCVNGRMEDLAEAAVVLRKKKIAPGVKFYLSAASSEVQAESERRGDWQVLVDAGAIVLPPGCGACIGLGEGVLEDNEVGISATNRNFKGRMGSRSAQAYLASQAVVAASAISGYIDMPNAEAGENLSPPQGRVVARHTPAEASGETHIIAGFPEVIEGELVFCHQDNLNTDGIYPGKYTYKDDMTAAEQAAVVMENYDPEFRSIARKGDVLVGGFNFGTGSSREQAATALKHFGISLVLAGSFSETYKRNAINNGFVVIEVPELTRALKERFVSAKLTTRTGIKAKLDFRRSVLEADGKRYALAPLGAAAQELVLSGGLENWVKERL
- a CDS encoding DinB family protein, yielding MNKQQIVGMYDHLKIHLDHKRKLVNQFPGDKLGYKPVVEARTAQEIAVHIYGMLTEATGTVLAAKHVPTTAPVLADKAALLAWIDKQVQTCYTDLNKITDAQLAVSIEAYGVKFPAWQMLSFVYDEVLHHGGQLTVYLRLIGIPPIQVF
- a CDS encoding DinB family protein, with the translated sequence MTKSQMKEQWAQFRKMLEATRRIVDQFPEDKLDFRPTPLVRSVAELVTHNYHFLSEAVNSVLAGRHVPTVEPRISNKAMLMKWVDLQVAAADEGIHRITDAQLVSRIRILGEDLAGWQLLDMVYQEHLHHRGQLTLYLRMQGIVPVSVYNHGAQNG
- a CDS encoding nucleoside deaminase, whose protein sequence is MDPFLHAALAEAKLGLSEGGIPIGSVIVHDGQIIGRGHNRRVQKGSAILHGEMDALENAGRLPAKVYRECTLYTTLSPCAMCSGAILLYGIPRVVIGENRSFIGEEELLRSRGVSATVLDDPDCIRLMSDFIRSHSELWSEDIGV